TCCATATACTGTAAGTACAGCAGATATAGCAGAAAAAATTATAGCGAAAAATCCAAGATATTTTTTGTCTTGTACATAAGAAAATAGCTTTTTATAAATCTTCATAATATTATCTCCCTTTTCTTTGATATCCCGTTTAGATATAAATTTGTTTTGTTGATAATAACTATCATTACATTTTTATCATACATCGGTTATAATTACTAATACAATAGTTTTGAATTAATAAGGCTAATTGGAATATTGTCTAAAAGGGATAGGCGAATTATGAGTTACTATGATTTTGTAAAAGATTATATGAAGGTAGATGAATGTAAAAACAATAAGAAGTATTCAAGTGCAGGTCATACATTTTGTTGGAGCAAAAATAATTCAACTCATGCAGAAGGGCTTTATTGGTTTTATGAAGGAGATGGCTTCATTATTGATGTCCACGATTTTTATATCAGAGAAGAAGTTATTCAAAATAGTACTTATAGTATGTCAGACTATGTTTCAATCTATTCAAGCTACATCGTCAGCGCAAATGGCGAGAAATTTAGTCCTTATCAAACTTTGACTGCAAACTCTTTATGCACTCTTGATTTTGATAATATAAGAGATGACTTCCTGTTTTTATTACACGAGAATTCATATTATCTTTCTGTTTCTATAGGCTTTAAAAGAGAACTTTTGGAAAAGCACCTATCATCCATTAATATTGATCCAGAATCTTTTTATTCGACCTTACTTCAAACGAATCAAATTATACTTACAAAGGCCTTAGAAAAAGTGGCAATGGAAATATTAAATTGTAAGATGGACGCTCCTGCCGCTGATTTTTTCTTTAAAGCCAAAGCAAATGAATGGATAAGTATAGCAATAGATACCTACTTAAATAGGAAGAA
Above is a genomic segment from Negativicoccus succinicivorans containing:
- a CDS encoding AraC family transcriptional regulator; this encodes MSYYDFVKDYMKVDECKNNKKYSSAGHTFCWSKNNSTHAEGLYWFYEGDGFIIDVHDFYIREEVIQNSTYSMSDYVSIYSSYIVSANGEKFSPYQTLTANSLCTLDFDNIRDDFLFLLHENSYYLSVSIGFKRELLEKHLSSINIDPESFYSTLLQTNQIILTKALEKVAMEILNCKMDAPAADFFFKAKANEWISIAIDTYLNRKKYKIESDDNKALEDVARFLDDHFAMNVNQETLEKISRMSGTKLKNLFKEKYGQSITEYTQRKRMNVAETL